One window of Flavobacteriales bacterium genomic DNA carries:
- the rpmF gene encoding 50S ribosomal protein L32 has translation MPNPKRRHSKTRTAKRRTHQAAGTPTLSTCSTTGETHLRHRAYKVGDDLMYRGKVVSTKSAEE, from the coding sequence ATGCCAAATCCGAAACGTCGACATTCGAAGACCCGCACCGCCAAGCGCCGTACGCACCAGGCAGCGGGCACGCCCACGTTGAGCACCTGCAGCACCACCGGTGAAACGCACCTGCGCCACCGCGCCTACAAGGTCGGCGACGACCTGATGTACCGCGGCAAAGTGGTGAGCACCAAGTCAGCCGAAGAGTAA
- a CDS encoding DUF177 domain-containing protein, which produces MEALSEHTILFSGLNDGTHEYDFVLGPDFFTATGVEEFLGGEAAVHVTLEKSSHLLVTLIHVDGHIDMLCDHCNAPMQQPINGDQRQIFKLTGEDETDDGELVSIDPSAHEINLTHYIFECISLHLPIRHVHPAGQCDPEVEGALEKVQIHESVPDPRWAVLKDLKKKSA; this is translated from the coding sequence ATGGAAGCATTGTCCGAACATACCATACTCTTCAGTGGCCTGAACGACGGCACGCACGAATATGACTTCGTGCTGGGCCCGGATTTCTTCACGGCCACGGGCGTGGAGGAATTCCTCGGCGGTGAGGCGGCAGTACATGTGACCTTGGAGAAGAGCAGCCACCTGCTGGTGACGCTGATCCACGTGGACGGCCATATCGACATGCTGTGTGACCATTGCAACGCGCCGATGCAGCAGCCGATCAACGGCGACCAGCGCCAGATCTTCAAGCTCACGGGCGAGGACGAGACCGATGACGGCGAGCTGGTGAGCATCGACCCGAGCGCCCACGAGATCAACCTGACGCACTACATCTTCGAGTGCATCAGCCTGCACCTGCCCATCCGCCATGTCCACCCTGCCGGGCAATGCGACCCTGAGGTGGAAGGCGCCTTGGAAAAAGTACAAATACACGAGTCCGTGCCAGACCCGCGCTGGGCCGTGCTGAAAGACCTCAAGAAAAAGAGCGCTTGA
- a CDS encoding aromatic amino acid lyase: MIELNGNLGTHDFQKVIVEGGSVQISAAVLTRVRISFEFLSAFAENKVIYGVNTGFGPMAQYRIPEDRKTELQYNLIRSHCTGAGEMISLQAVRAAMLARLNTLCLGRSGVHVSVVELLARMINEGVTPVVYAHGGVGASGDLVQLAHIALALIGEGEVTYKGERRPTQEVFAELGLKPISVMLREGLALMNGTSVMTGIGMLNVFHARQLVHWMIKASSAINEIVEAYDDHLSKGLNESKRHAGQRLVAALMREHLADSKLVRKREHHLYVPQGDLTVFPEKVQEYYSLRCVPQILGPVLDTLQWTERILEEEVNSANDNPIVDPDEKQVWHGGNFHGDYVSLEMDKLRIAVTKLSMLSERQLNYLMNPGLNQVLAPFVNLGELGVNFGLQGAQFTATSTTAENQALATPLSTHSIPCNNDNQDIVSMGTNSALATQRVIGNSMEVLAIELMSIVQAIDQLKLRDKVSSATGRMYDEVRKVFAPVVQDRVLQPDIQAVKELVLRSPIPSLAAASA; the protein is encoded by the coding sequence ATGATCGAACTTAACGGGAATTTGGGAACGCATGACTTTCAAAAGGTCATCGTAGAGGGGGGATCCGTGCAAATATCGGCAGCGGTACTGACACGGGTGCGGATCAGTTTCGAGTTTTTATCCGCCTTTGCGGAGAACAAGGTGATCTACGGGGTCAACACGGGTTTCGGCCCCATGGCGCAGTACCGCATCCCGGAGGACAGGAAGACCGAGCTGCAGTACAATTTGATCCGCAGCCATTGCACGGGAGCGGGGGAGATGATCTCCTTACAGGCGGTGAGGGCGGCCATGCTGGCCCGCTTGAACACCTTGTGCCTGGGGCGTTCCGGGGTGCATGTCTCCGTGGTGGAACTGTTGGCGCGGATGATCAATGAAGGGGTCACGCCCGTGGTGTACGCGCACGGTGGCGTGGGTGCCAGTGGCGATCTGGTGCAATTGGCGCATATCGCGTTGGCGCTGATCGGCGAGGGGGAAGTGACCTACAAGGGTGAGCGGCGGCCGACGCAAGAGGTCTTCGCGGAGCTTGGGCTGAAGCCCATCTCGGTGATGCTGAGGGAGGGATTGGCGCTGATGAACGGCACCTCGGTGATGACCGGTATCGGCATGCTCAACGTGTTCCACGCCCGGCAGCTGGTCCATTGGATGATCAAGGCCTCCTCCGCGATCAATGAGATCGTGGAGGCATATGACGACCATCTTTCCAAAGGCTTGAACGAAAGCAAGCGGCATGCGGGCCAGCGGTTGGTGGCGGCACTGATGCGCGAGCACTTGGCGGACAGTAAATTGGTGAGGAAGCGTGAGCACCATCTGTACGTGCCGCAAGGCGACCTGACGGTTTTTCCGGAAAAGGTGCAGGAATACTATTCCCTCCGTTGCGTGCCGCAGATCCTGGGGCCGGTGCTGGACACATTGCAATGGACCGAGCGCATTCTGGAGGAGGAGGTCAATTCCGCCAATGACAACCCCATTGTGGACCCGGATGAAAAACAGGTGTGGCACGGTGGCAACTTCCATGGCGATTATGTATCGCTGGAAATGGACAAGCTGCGAATCGCCGTCACCAAGCTCAGCATGCTTTCCGAACGCCAGCTGAACTACCTGATGAACCCGGGCCTCAATCAGGTCCTCGCACCCTTCGTGAACTTGGGCGAGCTGGGCGTGAACTTCGGGCTTCAGGGCGCACAGTTCACCGCCACCAGCACCACGGCTGAAAATCAGGCGTTGGCCACCCCGCTTTCCACGCACAGCATCCCTTGCAACAACGACAACCAGGACATTGTGAGCATGGGCACCAATTCAGCATTGGCCACCCAACGGGTCATCGGGAATTCCATGGAGGTGCTCGCCATCGAGCTCATGAGCATCGTCCAAGCGATCGATCAATTGAAGCTCCGGGACAAGGTCTCTTCTGCAACGGGCAGGATGTATGACGAGGTACGCAAGGTCTTCGCCCCCGTGGTCCAGGACCGGGTGTTGCAGCCGGACATTCAAGCGGTGAAGGAGCTGGTCCTGCGGTCGCCCATACCCTCCCTTGCCGCCGCCTCAGCATAG
- a CDS encoding beta-ketoacyl-[acyl-carrier-protein] synthase family protein, with the protein MHRVVITGMGIWSCIGKDLAEVKESLMAGRSGIVRDAAREDYGYRSCLTGMVDEPDLKPFLSRRQRVSMGEETAYAFMSTQEALANARIDQEYLDRNEVGILFGNDSTAKSVIESWDKVREKKDTSLVGSGAIFKAMNSTVTMNLSTIYRLRGINSTISAACASGSHALGMAYLLIKNGLQKMVIAGGAQEVNEFAMGSFDGLGVFSVNDKDPAKACRPFDRDRDGLIPSGGAATLILESYESAMERGAPILAELVGYGFSSNGDHISTPNAEGPARAMRMALEQAGMDPAQVDYINAHATSTPLGDANEAKAIFSIFGDKGPLVSSTKSMTGHECWMAGASEVVYSLLMMQHSFVAPNINLEHTDEDSERLRLVRSTILKDIDVILSNSFGFGGTNSALVLKGMHAHG; encoded by the coding sequence ATGCACAGGGTAGTGATCACCGGCATGGGTATCTGGTCCTGCATCGGTAAGGACCTTGCGGAGGTGAAGGAGTCCTTGATGGCCGGGCGCTCGGGCATTGTCCGCGACGCAGCCCGGGAGGACTACGGCTACCGATCGTGCCTCACCGGCATGGTGGATGAGCCGGACCTGAAGCCGTTTCTTTCGCGCAGGCAGCGGGTGAGCATGGGCGAGGAGACCGCATACGCCTTCATGAGCACCCAGGAGGCCTTGGCCAATGCCCGGATCGATCAGGAATATCTGGACCGCAATGAGGTCGGCATCCTGTTCGGGAACGACAGCACGGCGAAGTCGGTGATCGAATCGTGGGATAAGGTGAGGGAAAAGAAGGATACAAGCCTTGTGGGATCGGGGGCCATCTTCAAGGCCATGAACTCCACGGTGACCATGAACCTCAGCACCATATACAGGCTCAGGGGCATCAACAGCACCATCTCGGCCGCATGCGCCAGTGGCTCCCATGCGCTGGGCATGGCCTACCTGTTGATCAAGAACGGCCTCCAGAAAATGGTGATCGCCGGGGGCGCGCAGGAGGTGAACGAGTTCGCCATGGGCAGCTTTGACGGTCTTGGCGTGTTCTCGGTGAACGATAAGGACCCCGCCAAGGCCTGTAGGCCCTTCGACCGAGACCGCGATGGGCTGATCCCCAGTGGAGGTGCCGCGACCCTGATACTCGAAAGCTATGAGTCCGCCATGGAGAGGGGCGCGCCCATATTGGCCGAACTGGTGGGTTACGGCTTCTCTTCCAATGGCGACCACATCTCAACCCCCAATGCGGAGGGTCCTGCGCGGGCCATGCGCATGGCCCTGGAACAGGCGGGCATGGACCCCGCACAGGTGGATTATATCAATGCCCACGCCACCTCCACCCCCCTTGGTGACGCCAATGAGGCCAAGGCCATCTTCAGCATCTTCGGCGACAAGGGGCCGCTCGTGAGTTCCACCAAGAGCATGACCGGCCATGAATGCTGGATGGCCGGGGCCAGCGAAGTAGTGTACTCCCTGCTGATGATGCAGCATTCCTTCGTGGCACCCAACATCAATTTGGAGCATACCGACGAGGATTCGGAAAGGCTGCGCTTGGTGCGATCAACCATATTAAAGGACATCGACGTAATTTTGTCCAATTCCTTTGGCTTCGGTGGCACAAATTCCGCCTTGGTATTGAAAGGGATGCACGCGCATGGATAA
- a CDS encoding beta-ketoacyl-ACP synthase III, translating into MNDVFINRISKFLPNEPVNNEEMESRLGILNGKASRVRRLVLRQNRIQTRYYAIDAERNITHNNAQITKEAVERLIGDDAELHAKVDLLSCGTSSPDQIMPSHAAMVHGLLKDHDMEINSASGACCAGMNALRYGYLAVRAGEAKNAVCTGSERTSAWMRSEVFDLEVDAQLKLEKEPILAFSKEFLRWMLSDGAGAFLLQDHPEGPSPIRIDWIEGHSYAFELETCMYAGAEKRADGNLEPWSEVPARQWAEQSVFAMKQDVRLLAENILIKGVESMGISLKRHGVSVDDIDHFLPHISSYYFEEGLYARMKEQGLEIPKEKWFLNLHAVGNVGAASIYLMVEELQASGRLKKGDRILMSVPESARFSYFYAHLTVC; encoded by the coding sequence ATGAATGACGTCTTCATCAATCGTATCTCGAAGTTCCTGCCCAATGAACCGGTGAACAACGAGGAGATGGAATCCCGGCTGGGCATCCTGAACGGGAAGGCCTCGCGGGTGCGCCGCCTGGTCCTGCGGCAGAACCGGATCCAGACCCGTTACTACGCCATCGACGCCGAGCGGAACATCACGCACAACAATGCGCAGATCACCAAGGAGGCCGTGGAAAGGCTGATCGGTGATGATGCGGAACTGCACGCCAAGGTGGACCTGCTCTCCTGCGGCACCTCCAGCCCGGACCAGATCATGCCTTCGCACGCCGCCATGGTGCATGGCCTGTTGAAGGACCATGACATGGAGATCAACTCCGCCTCCGGTGCCTGTTGCGCCGGCATGAACGCATTGCGTTATGGCTACCTTGCCGTGCGCGCCGGGGAAGCGAAGAACGCCGTGTGTACCGGTAGTGAGCGCACTTCGGCCTGGATGCGCTCGGAGGTGTTCGACCTGGAGGTGGACGCGCAATTGAAATTGGAGAAGGAGCCCATCCTCGCCTTCAGCAAGGAATTCCTGCGGTGGATGCTCTCCGACGGTGCCGGCGCGTTCCTGTTGCAGGACCATCCCGAAGGACCGTCCCCCATCCGGATCGATTGGATCGAAGGCCATTCCTACGCATTTGAACTGGAGACCTGCATGTATGCCGGAGCCGAAAAGCGGGCGGACGGCAACTTGGAACCATGGAGCGAGGTTCCGGCACGCCAATGGGCGGAGCAGTCGGTCTTCGCCATGAAGCAGGACGTGCGCCTGCTCGCGGAGAACATTTTGATCAAAGGCGTGGAGAGCATGGGGATCTCCCTGAAGCGACATGGGGTCTCCGTGGACGACATCGACCACTTCCTGCCGCACATCTCATCCTACTATTTCGAGGAGGGCCTGTATGCGCGGATGAAGGAGCAAGGCTTGGAGATACCCAAGGAGAAGTGGTTCCTGAACCTTCACGCCGTGGGCAATGTGGGTGCGGCATCTATTTACCTGATGGTGGAGGAGCTGCAGGCCTCAGGCCGCTTGAAGAAGGGCGACCGTATCCTGATGAGCGTGCCGGAAAGCGCCCGCTTCTCATACTTCTACGCGCATTTGACGGTCTGCTGA
- the fabG gene encoding 3-oxoacyl-ACP reductase FabG, with translation MSEGPKTKYALVTGGSRGIGRAICKQLAADHGFAILVNYRSGKDAAEEVLKQLIADGGQGETIYFDVADAEQVNAALNAWREAHPDAVIEVVVNNAGVTKDNLFVWMKPEEWSTVLDTSLNGFFNVTSALIQDMIVRRSGRIINMASVSGVKGTPGQVNYSAAKGAVVAATKALAQEVAKRNITVNAVAPGFITTDMTKDLDEANLKKLVPANRFGTAEEVAHLVSFLASPKASYITGEVININGGIYS, from the coding sequence ATGAGCGAAGGTCCAAAGACGAAGTATGCGCTGGTCACCGGCGGATCGCGCGGCATCGGCCGTGCGATCTGCAAGCAGCTGGCGGCCGACCACGGATTCGCCATACTGGTGAATTACCGGTCCGGCAAGGACGCCGCCGAGGAGGTGTTGAAACAGCTCATCGCTGACGGGGGCCAAGGGGAGACCATTTACTTCGACGTGGCCGATGCTGAACAGGTCAACGCGGCCTTGAACGCCTGGCGTGAAGCACACCCTGACGCTGTGATCGAGGTGGTGGTGAACAATGCGGGCGTGACCAAGGACAACCTCTTCGTGTGGATGAAGCCGGAGGAATGGAGCACCGTGCTGGACACCAGCCTGAACGGCTTTTTCAACGTGACCAGTGCGCTCATACAGGACATGATCGTGCGTCGCTCCGGCCGCATCATCAACATGGCCTCCGTGTCCGGTGTGAAAGGAACGCCCGGCCAGGTCAATTATTCAGCAGCAAAAGGAGCGGTGGTGGCAGCTACCAAAGCGCTCGCCCAGGAAGTGGCCAAGCGCAACATCACCGTGAACGCCGTGGCGCCCGGCTTCATCACCACGGACATGACCAAGGACCTGGACGAGGCCAACCTGAAAAAACTCGTGCCGGCCAACCGCTTCGGTACTGCGGAGGAAGTGGCGCACTTGGTGTCCTTCCTCGCTTCGCCCAAGGCCTCATACATCACCGGTGAGGTCATCAACATCAACGGCGGTATCTATTCGTGA
- a CDS encoding WG repeat-containing protein, translating into MKLSMTPLLLLLMCGSLQAQELARVRQNDLWGYIDHSGNQVIKPQFEKCGDFTNGTAAVLRGDLWGFVDGTGNWLIQPRYKRVKGFDSGYAMVLDGDTWKYVDKADKTLPVPPAEKYYDFQEGVALYKTGDKVGMLGTDGKPIIEPTYQEIKDFHNGQAKFEQNGKWGMLDKQGKVTIPAEYDKLSSYDPKGMVATRGETNGLLVKGEFKPLPGVDKIWEFHDGSDLTYAMKGDSWGFINTKGEWVIQPQWKKVRAFNKGLAPVSSGDLWGYINMEGKLVIPFNYADAEVFGDNGLAPVKVNKLWGFINTSGVMVLPAEYVISVGATLNFKSMLADKGFIDGVARVRKGKDWGYINEKGEPIGGHWYQNAEVFSK; encoded by the coding sequence ATGAAATTATCAATGACGCCACTGCTTCTGCTCCTGATGTGCGGAAGCCTCCAAGCGCAGGAACTCGCACGCGTTAGGCAGAACGACCTGTGGGGCTATATCGATCATTCCGGCAACCAAGTGATCAAGCCCCAGTTCGAGAAGTGCGGCGATTTCACAAATGGCACGGCAGCAGTGCTGAGGGGCGACCTGTGGGGCTTCGTCGACGGGACGGGGAACTGGTTGATCCAGCCGAGGTACAAACGCGTCAAAGGATTTGATTCCGGCTATGCCATGGTGCTCGACGGCGACACCTGGAAATACGTCGACAAGGCCGACAAGACCCTCCCCGTGCCACCTGCGGAAAAGTACTATGACTTCCAGGAAGGAGTCGCGCTCTACAAAACGGGCGACAAAGTGGGCATGCTGGGAACGGATGGCAAGCCGATCATCGAGCCCACGTACCAGGAGATCAAGGACTTCCACAATGGACAGGCCAAGTTCGAGCAGAACGGCAAATGGGGCATGTTGGACAAGCAGGGGAAGGTGACCATCCCCGCCGAGTACGACAAACTGTCCAGCTATGATCCCAAGGGCATGGTCGCGACAAGGGGCGAAACGAACGGGCTCCTGGTGAAAGGCGAGTTCAAGCCCTTGCCCGGCGTGGACAAGATCTGGGAATTCCATGATGGTTCGGACCTCACTTACGCCATGAAGGGGGATAGTTGGGGCTTCATCAATACCAAGGGCGAATGGGTGATCCAGCCGCAATGGAAGAAGGTGCGCGCCTTCAACAAGGGCCTGGCCCCGGTATCGAGCGGTGACCTTTGGGGCTATATCAACATGGAGGGTAAACTGGTGATCCCTTTCAATTATGCGGACGCCGAGGTGTTCGGCGACAACGGGCTGGCCCCTGTGAAGGTGAATAAATTGTGGGGCTTCATCAACACCTCAGGGGTAATGGTGCTTCCTGCGGAGTATGTGATCAGTGTCGGTGCCACGCTCAACTTCAAGTCCATGCTGGCGGACAAGGGCTTCATCGATGGTGTCGCCCGTGTGCGTAAGGGCAAGGATTGGGGCTACATCAATGAGAAGGGGGAACCCATCGGCGGGCACTGGTACCAGAACGCGGAGGTGTTCAGCAAGTGA
- a CDS encoding ABC transporter permease, whose product MVIPEEFDIRKFLPHRAPMLMVDELVTLDVRSASCRFHVTDSCLFVKDGELSGAGLIEHAAQTSTAVVGRRFFPEAKAGVPVLGFISAVKNIEIGTLPRARQTIITRTTLVTHVPNGPVSLCVMEVESTVDGRTVLSCSMNFVIEQREP is encoded by the coding sequence ATGGTCATTCCGGAGGAGTTCGATATCAGGAAGTTCCTGCCGCACCGGGCACCGATGCTCATGGTGGACGAGCTTGTCACCCTCGATGTGCGTTCCGCCAGTTGCCGGTTCCATGTCACCGACAGCTGCCTCTTCGTGAAGGACGGTGAATTGAGCGGAGCGGGCCTGATCGAGCATGCGGCGCAAACCAGCACAGCCGTCGTGGGCCGGCGTTTTTTTCCGGAGGCCAAGGCCGGGGTGCCGGTACTGGGCTTCATCAGCGCGGTGAAGAACATCGAGATCGGCACCTTGCCGCGGGCTCGTCAGACGATCATCACACGTACCACGTTGGTGACGCACGTGCCCAACGGACCGGTGAGCCTCTGTGTGATGGAGGTGGAGTCGACCGTTGATGGTCGCACCGTGCTCAGCTGCAGCATGAACTTTGTGATCGAGCAGCGCGAGCCATGA
- a CDS encoding dialkylresorcinol condensing enzyme DarA produces the protein MKKVLVLHYSQSGQLTEILDRVCGTLVGEGVVLFHYRIRPEPAFPFPWAAKEFFDTFPETHLQEPCALDLGDDALLHQRYDLIILGYQVWFLTPAIPVNSFLMHPVAKELFRETPVVTLVACRNMWLMAQEKLKARLEAVKAVHVGHIALVDRHINHISVITIAHWMFSGKKSRYLGIFPKPGVDEKDIEDSARFGTPIRRALLGPSFQGLQNELLALGAVRIRAVLMVIDKRGNAIFSKWAPFIKARGPKGSRARSAWVPVFRCYLNAAIWLLSPVAMVVFVLLWPFTAGRLKRDKAYYSTVRPFAPHE, from the coding sequence ATGAAGAAAGTGTTGGTATTGCATTACTCCCAATCGGGCCAGCTCACGGAGATCCTCGACCGGGTCTGCGGAACATTGGTCGGTGAGGGCGTTGTGCTGTTCCACTACCGCATCCGGCCGGAACCCGCATTCCCGTTCCCCTGGGCCGCGAAGGAGTTCTTCGACACCTTCCCGGAAACCCATTTACAGGAGCCCTGTGCGCTGGATCTCGGTGACGATGCACTGCTTCACCAACGATATGACCTCATCATTCTCGGCTACCAGGTCTGGTTCCTCACACCGGCCATCCCGGTGAACTCCTTCCTGATGCACCCCGTGGCCAAGGAGCTGTTCCGGGAGACGCCGGTGGTGACCTTGGTGGCCTGCCGCAACATGTGGTTGATGGCCCAGGAAAAGCTGAAAGCCCGGTTGGAGGCGGTGAAGGCCGTGCATGTCGGGCACATTGCACTGGTGGACCGGCACATCAACCACATCAGTGTGATCACCATCGCGCATTGGATGTTCAGTGGGAAGAAGAGCCGCTACTTGGGCATATTCCCCAAACCGGGCGTGGATGAAAAGGACATTGAGGATTCGGCACGCTTCGGCACACCGATCCGGCGGGCGCTGCTGGGGCCGTCGTTCCAAGGGCTGCAGAACGAGCTGCTGGCCTTGGGGGCGGTGCGGATCCGCGCCGTGCTGATGGTGATCGACAAGCGCGGCAACGCCATTTTCTCCAAGTGGGCGCCCTTCATCAAGGCGCGCGGGCCGAAGGGTTCCCGTGCCCGTTCCGCATGGGTGCCCGTGTTCAGGTGCTATCTTAACGCCGCCATTTGGCTGTTGTCACCGGTGGCCATGGTGGTGTTCGTGCTGCTTTGGCCCTTTACCGCAGGACGGTTGAAAAGAGACAAGGCATATTACTCAACGGTCCGACCGTTCGCTCCCCATGAATGA
- a CDS encoding tryptophan 7-halogenase, whose product MKDTDVLIIGAGPAGSVAAAYLHANNVRTHVVEKRHFPRYVIGESLLPRSMEHFEATGLLPCLEARGFEVKTGARFVRDGVVCLFDFSQKHSKGWDWTWQVPRAEFDKVLIDEVASRGVPVDFGQEVVEVVFDADGSSTVTLKDESGTISVIKAGRILDCSGNARMVGHALGLDAPAGIEQHTSIFGHVQDVRRDSDPNPRLISFDIFDDDTWMWSIPFSNGVSSVGFVGLAARMDAMKGSPAARMAELLGHSEMFRDRYQGLEFIEGPYEAKSYSHGMTKLYGKGFVLAGNSAAFLDPIFSSGVAFATESSLLAARLIHREMQGEAVDWEVEYAQYIKDGVSVFKTYVQEWYTGNLQKLFFHRPENPEVKRQICAVLAGYVWDRTNPFVTKHDRIVKNLAHLIDMEKATSSAEGPEA is encoded by the coding sequence ATGAAAGACACGGACGTATTGATCATCGGGGCGGGCCCGGCCGGTTCCGTCGCAGCTGCCTATCTGCATGCCAACAATGTGCGCACCCATGTAGTGGAAAAACGCCACTTCCCGCGGTATGTCATCGGGGAAAGCCTATTGCCGCGGTCCATGGAGCATTTCGAGGCCACCGGCCTGCTACCTTGTTTGGAGGCCCGTGGCTTCGAGGTGAAGACAGGGGCCCGCTTTGTCCGGGACGGGGTGGTGTGCCTGTTCGACTTCAGCCAGAAACACAGCAAGGGATGGGACTGGACGTGGCAGGTGCCGCGTGCGGAGTTCGACAAGGTCTTGATCGACGAGGTGGCCAGCCGGGGCGTTCCCGTTGATTTCGGCCAGGAGGTGGTCGAGGTGGTCTTCGATGCCGACGGCTCCTCCACGGTCACGCTGAAGGATGAGAGCGGTACCATCTCCGTCATCAAGGCGGGGCGCATCCTCGATTGCAGCGGCAACGCCCGGATGGTGGGCCACGCGCTCGGGCTGGACGCCCCGGCTGGCATCGAACAGCACACCTCCATCTTCGGCCATGTGCAGGACGTGCGGCGCGATTCGGACCCGAACCCGCGCCTGATCAGTTTTGACATTTTCGACGACGACACGTGGATGTGGTCGATCCCCTTCTCCAACGGGGTCAGCAGCGTGGGCTTCGTAGGGCTTGCGGCACGGATGGACGCGATGAAGGGAAGCCCTGCAGCCCGAATGGCGGAGCTCCTGGGCCATTCCGAAATGTTCCGCGACCGCTATCAGGGACTGGAGTTCATCGAGGGACCTTACGAGGCGAAGAGCTATTCCCACGGAATGACCAAGCTTTACGGGAAGGGCTTTGTGCTCGCGGGCAACAGCGCCGCCTTCCTGGACCCCATCTTTTCCTCCGGCGTGGCGTTTGCCACGGAATCCTCGCTATTGGCGGCCCGCCTCATCCATCGGGAAATGCAGGGTGAGGCCGTGGATTGGGAGGTCGAGTACGCCCAGTACATCAAGGACGGGGTTTCCGTCTTCAAGACCTACGTACAGGAGTGGTACACCGGGAACCTGCAAAAGCTGTTCTTCCACCGGCCGGAGAATCCGGAGGTGAAAAGGCAGATCTGCGCCGTGCTGGCCGGTTATGTATGGGACCGAACCAATCCGTTCGTTACCAAGCATGACCGGATCGTGAAGAACCTGGCCCATTTGATCGACATGGAAAAGGCGACTTCGTCGGCGGAGGGGCCAGAAGCCTAA
- a CDS encoding acyl carrier protein: protein MDKAEIAKNVDKFLIEEFEVEPGQLKPDADLRETLELDSLDLVDLVVAVEDSFGVKLVGEDFVGVKTLQDLYGLIERKLA, encoded by the coding sequence ATGGATAAGGCAGAAATAGCGAAGAACGTAGACAAATTCCTGATCGAGGAGTTCGAGGTGGAGCCGGGCCAGTTGAAGCCCGATGCGGACCTGAGGGAGACGTTGGAGCTGGACAGTCTGGACCTGGTCGATCTTGTGGTCGCCGTGGAGGACAGTTTCGGCGTGAAGCTCGTGGGCGAGGACTTCGTGGGGGTGAAGACCCTGCAGGATCTCTATGGGCTGATCGAAAGAAAATTGGCCTAA
- a CDS encoding lipid A biosynthesis acyltransferase, with protein MAEEWQGRSKGTVTGHRIFVWLMHTFGINSAYGLLVFVAFYYCLFSPASTRSTYRYFRHGLGRSAVHSATSVYWSYFTFGQSIIDKVAISSGMQDRFTFHMDGVERILELLKKGQGGILISAHIGNFEIAEHFLGNLTEQPVINLLTNDRERSEIKEYLEKVTKKSNVKFILYREDMGHVFEMSQALAANELICITGDRYSAGMKYLEAPFLGRKARFPAGPFMLGSRIRPEVLFVHVMKEPKGHYHLYARQADVVRGDAMDLLGKYVKDLEGMVRKYPLQWFNYFDFWGQGTEA; from the coding sequence ATGGCCGAGGAGTGGCAAGGCCGATCCAAGGGAACGGTGACCGGTCATCGGATCTTCGTGTGGCTGATGCACACCTTCGGCATTAATTCGGCATACGGCCTGCTTGTCTTTGTCGCCTTCTACTACTGCCTCTTCTCCCCGGCAAGCACCCGCAGCACCTACCGATATTTCAGGCATGGGCTTGGCCGCTCGGCGGTACATAGTGCCACCTCGGTCTATTGGAGCTACTTCACGTTCGGCCAGTCCATCATCGACAAGGTCGCCATCTCCTCCGGGATGCAGGACCGCTTCACGTTCCACATGGATGGCGTGGAGCGGATCCTGGAACTTTTGAAGAAAGGGCAGGGCGGCATCCTGATCAGCGCCCACATTGGCAACTTCGAGATCGCGGAGCACTTTCTGGGGAACCTTACGGAACAGCCGGTGATCAACCTGCTCACCAACGACCGTGAGCGTTCGGAGATCAAGGAATACCTTGAAAAAGTCACCAAAAAGTCCAATGTGAAATTCATTCTCTACCGGGAGGACATGGGCCATGTGTTCGAGATGAGCCAGGCCTTGGCGGCCAACGAGCTGATCTGCATCACTGGCGACCGATATTCCGCAGGCATGAAGTACTTGGAGGCACCTTTCCTGGGCCGTAAAGCGCGGTTCCCGGCAGGGCCCTTCATGCTCGGCTCACGCATCCGTCCCGAGGTCTTGTTCGTCCATGTGATGAAGGAGCCGAAGGGGCACTATCACCTCTATGCGCGCCAGGCCGACGTGGTGCGCGGTGATGCGATGGACCTGCTGGGAAAGTATGTGAAAGACCTCGAAGGCATGGTGCGTAAGTATCCCCTGCAGTGGTTCAATTATTTTGACTTTTGGGGGCAAGGCACAGAGGCATGA